From the genome of Methylomonas sp. UP202, one region includes:
- the pdxA gene encoding 4-hydroxythreonine-4-phosphate dehydrogenase PdxA yields MTPAVRIALTPGEPAGIGPDLCVRLAQSAHPCQLVAVADPELLRQRADTLGQPLTIDLFDHQAAIEPSQPGRLTVLPVAMKAPADCGRLDRTNSAYVLETIRLATLGCLDGRFAAMVTAPVHKGIINDAGIAFSGHTEFIADITGGTPVMMLATPGLRVALATTHLPLAQVSAAITPSSLTEVIRLLDRDLRQRFGIAQPKILVCGLNPHAGEGGHLGREEIETIEPTLASLRAAGLNLVGPLPADTLFTPKYLDDADAVLAMYHDQGLPVLKFKGFGQAVNITLGLPIVRTSVDHGTALELAGTGLANLGSLQFALQTALQMTANKQPV; encoded by the coding sequence ATGACTCCGGCGGTCCGCATCGCGCTGACGCCGGGCGAACCGGCCGGCATCGGTCCGGATTTGTGCGTGCGGCTCGCGCAGTCCGCCCATCCCTGCCAATTGGTAGCCGTCGCCGATCCCGAACTGTTACGACAACGCGCCGACACACTCGGTCAGCCGCTGACAATAGACTTGTTCGACCACCAAGCGGCTATCGAACCCAGCCAACCCGGCCGCCTCACCGTCTTGCCGGTCGCGATGAAAGCCCCGGCCGACTGCGGCCGACTCGATCGGACCAACAGCGCTTATGTGCTGGAAACGATACGATTGGCAACGCTGGGCTGCCTGGACGGCCGGTTCGCGGCAATGGTCACCGCGCCGGTGCATAAGGGCATCATCAACGATGCCGGCATCGCGTTTAGCGGCCATACCGAATTCATCGCCGACATCACCGGCGGCACCCCGGTGATGATGTTGGCGACCCCCGGATTGCGCGTGGCGCTGGCCACCACACATTTGCCGCTGGCGCAGGTCAGCGCGGCAATCACGCCGTCAAGCTTGACCGAGGTTATCCGCTTGCTGGACCGCGACTTGCGCCAACGTTTCGGTATCGCCCAACCTAAAATTCTGGTCTGCGGCCTGAATCCGCATGCCGGGGAAGGCGGTCATCTGGGTCGAGAAGAGATCGAGACCATCGAACCGACCCTCGCCTCGCTACGCGCCGCCGGTTTGAACCTGGTCGGCCCGCTGCCGGCCGACACGCTGTTCACCCCCAAATACCTGGACGATGCCGACGCGGTGTTGGCGATGTACCACGATCAAGGCCTGCCGGTGCTGAAATTCAAAGGCTTTGGTCAGGCCGTCAACATTACGCTGGGATTGCCCATCGTCCGGACCTCGGTCGATCACGGCACCGCGCTGGAACTGGCCGGCACCGGGCTGGCCAATCTTGGCAGCCTACAATTCGCGTTGCAGACCGCTCTACAAATGACAGCTAACAAGCAGCCGGTCTAA
- a CDS encoding DUF5710 domain-containing protein, whose product MTDSKLYLNVPYAQKDAAKALGARWDAAAKKWYVPAGKDPAAFAQWTNLELGASPAKPAKSSPPKSSSGNATVTLPTIADFVPYDGDEPPWNP is encoded by the coding sequence ATGACCGACAGTAAACTCTATCTGAACGTGCCTTACGCGCAAAAGGATGCCGCCAAGGCGCTGGGCGCGCGCTGGGATGCCGCCGCCAAAAAATGGTACGTGCCGGCCGGTAAGGATCCGGCCGCCTTCGCGCAATGGACGAACCTCGAGCTTGGCGCCTCCCCAGCCAAACCGGCTAAATCATCGCCGCCCAAGTCTTCGAGCGGCAACGCTACCGTCACGCTGCCGACAATAGCCGATTTCGTTCCCTACGACGGCGACGAACCGCCCTGGAATCCATGA
- a CDS encoding YgjV family protein, translated as MTELAGLLADIPIQHGWAYLAGGVGVIVEWRAYLTQNGLRFRRWSAAGALLWALQYVLLAAWTAALTMACTALRTALSAKWDQAPHKHWAAIGFVALFIGLTAMSWQGEVSLLPAFAVVNTTLALFYLDNRRMRIGLLASSLAWIGNDWYWQAWPALIAESVAMLINLRTLSRLPAHR; from the coding sequence ATGACCGAACTGGCCGGCCTGTTGGCGGACATTCCGATTCAACACGGCTGGGCTTACTTGGCCGGCGGGGTCGGCGTAATCGTGGAATGGCGGGCCTATCTGACCCAAAACGGGTTGAGATTCCGACGCTGGTCCGCCGCCGGAGCGCTGTTGTGGGCCTTGCAGTACGTTTTGCTGGCCGCCTGGACCGCCGCGCTGACCATGGCCTGTACCGCGTTGCGGACAGCACTGTCCGCCAAATGGGACCAAGCGCCGCACAAGCACTGGGCGGCAATCGGCTTCGTCGCATTATTCATCGGGTTGACCGCAATGTCCTGGCAAGGCGAAGTCTCGTTGCTGCCGGCGTTCGCCGTCGTCAACACCACGCTGGCCTTGTTTTATCTGGACAACCGGCGCATGCGCATCGGACTTTTGGCATCCAGTCTGGCCTGGATCGGCAACGACTGGTATTGGCAAGCCTGGCCGGCGCTAATCGCGGAAAGCGTGGCGATGTTGATCAATCTACGCACCCTGAGCCGGCTACCGGCACATCGTTGA
- the nifS gene encoding cysteine desulfurase NifS, giving the protein MPDIYLDNNATTKVDSVVVDAMIPYFTEQFGNPSSIHRFADGVARGIKKARSQVQELLGAEHDSEIIFTSCGTESDSTAILSAIKCQPNRKEIITTTVEHPAILNLVENLEKEGYTVHRLPVDKCGRLNLDAYQKLLSDQVAIVSVMWANNETGTIFPVEKMAEMANAAGVMFHTDAVQAVGKIPMMLQDTKIDMLSLSGHKLHAPKGIGVLYLRRGTRFRPLLRGGHQERGRRAGTENTASIVGLGVACELAMQHMEFENVQVKAMRDRLEKGIVEAVPHCFATGDLENRLPNTTDIAFEYIEGEAILMLLNKAGIAASSGSACTSGSLEPSHVMRAMDIPYTAAHGTIRFSFSRYNTMSDVEEVLKVMPNIVATLRKLSPYWDSVNNCPVANPEQAFQPTYA; this is encoded by the coding sequence ATGCCTGATATATATCTGGATAACAACGCAACCACCAAGGTGGATAGCGTGGTCGTCGATGCGATGATCCCGTATTTCACCGAACAATTCGGTAACCCGTCGTCGATTCACCGCTTCGCCGACGGCGTGGCGCGGGGCATTAAAAAAGCCCGTAGCCAGGTTCAGGAACTGTTGGGCGCCGAGCACGATTCCGAGATTATCTTTACCTCGTGCGGTACCGAGTCGGATTCCACCGCGATTCTGTCGGCGATCAAGTGCCAGCCGAATCGTAAGGAAATCATTACCACCACGGTCGAGCACCCGGCGATTTTGAATCTGGTCGAAAATCTGGAAAAAGAAGGCTACACGGTACACCGCTTGCCGGTGGACAAATGCGGCCGCTTGAATCTGGATGCCTATCAAAAGCTGTTGTCAGACCAAGTCGCGATCGTATCGGTGATGTGGGCCAACAACGAAACCGGCACGATTTTCCCGGTCGAAAAAATGGCCGAAATGGCTAACGCGGCCGGTGTGATGTTTCACACCGACGCGGTGCAGGCGGTCGGCAAGATTCCGATGATGTTGCAGGACACCAAAATCGACATGCTCAGCCTGTCCGGCCACAAGCTGCATGCGCCTAAAGGTATCGGCGTGTTGTATTTGCGCCGGGGCACCCGTTTCCGTCCGTTGTTGCGCGGCGGTCATCAGGAGCGCGGTCGGCGGGCCGGTACCGAGAACACCGCATCGATTGTCGGTCTCGGCGTGGCTTGCGAGTTGGCGATGCAGCACATGGAGTTCGAAAACGTTCAGGTCAAGGCGATGCGCGACCGCTTGGAAAAAGGCATCGTCGAGGCGGTTCCGCATTGTTTCGCGACCGGCGACCTGGAAAACCGTTTGCCGAACACCACCGACATCGCGTTCGAATACATCGAGGGCGAGGCGATTTTGATGTTGCTGAACAAGGCGGGCATCGCGGCTTCGAGCGGTTCGGCCTGTACTTCGGGCTCGCTGGAGCCTTCTCACGTGATGCGGGCGATGGACATTCCTTACACCGCCGCTCACGGCACGATCCGCTTTTCGTTCTCGCGCTACAACACGATGAGCGATGTGGAAGAAGTGTTGAAGGTAATGCCTAACATTGTCGCAACTTTGCGGAAACTGTCGCCGTATTGGGACAGCGTCAACAATTGCCCGGTCGCCAATCCGGAGCAGGCGTTTCAACCGACTTACGCCTAA